A section of the bacterium genome encodes:
- a CDS encoding acetate--CoA ligase, which produces MDVINPVVRQWLRDAQEDVEGFWARAGQELPWLRPWDRVFEWNYPTFRWYVGGRTNLALNCVDRHVAAGRAGHTALVYVNERGERRLYSYAQLRYEVRRAAAALRGLGIDKGDRLTIYMPTCPEAIILMLAAVRIGAIHSVVFAGFGAGALGDRIRASGSRLVFASDTTYRKGRDVPLLGIVDAALKDPGHSVERVIVLPRGGGWRSASGRDLSWTEFLAQGAGQSGDAVPMEANEPAYILATSGTTAKPKLAVHTHGGYQVYIHSMGRWVFGMKPDDVWWSTSDIGWVVGHSYIVYAPLLSGCTTIAYEGALDHPAPDVLWQVVEEFGVSGIFTSPTGVRLLMRYGEEHARKFNLSSLERVFCAGEVLNPPAWEWLQNRVLGGRVPVIDHMWQTETGGPVFGNPYGLGLLPIKPGSAGIPLPGIDAAVVTPDGAPCAAGEKGIMVIRRPFPGLIQTLWGETERYARDYWERIPRAYYTGDSAHIDEDGYVWFVGRADEIIKIASHRIGTIEVETAFLKHPAVAEAAVTGRPDPIRGEVISAFIVLKVGHEASPTLKQALLETARRELGPVAVIADLHFVSMAPKTRSGKIMRRVLKALVLGRDPGDVSTIEDEGSIEEAREACRQLRAEIATGP; this is translated from the coding sequence GTCGACCGGCATGTCGCCGCCGGCCGCGCCGGCCACACCGCCCTCGTCTACGTCAACGAGCGCGGGGAACGGCGTCTGTACTCGTACGCGCAACTCCGCTACGAAGTCCGGCGGGCGGCGGCGGCGCTGCGGGGGCTCGGCATCGACAAAGGCGACCGGCTCACGATCTATATGCCCACGTGCCCTGAGGCGATCATTCTCATGCTCGCGGCGGTCCGGATCGGTGCGATCCACTCGGTCGTCTTTGCCGGGTTCGGTGCCGGCGCGCTCGGGGACCGCATCCGGGCCAGCGGGTCTCGCCTCGTGTTCGCGTCCGACACGACGTACCGCAAGGGGCGCGATGTGCCGCTCCTCGGCATCGTCGATGCCGCCCTCAAGGATCCGGGGCACAGCGTGGAGCGGGTGATTGTGCTTCCACGGGGCGGCGGGTGGCGCAGCGCGTCCGGCCGTGACCTCTCGTGGACCGAGTTCCTCGCGCAGGGCGCGGGTCAGAGCGGGGATGCCGTGCCGATGGAAGCGAACGAGCCCGCGTATATCCTGGCGACCTCGGGGACGACCGCGAAGCCAAAGCTGGCCGTGCACACGCACGGGGGGTACCAGGTCTACATTCACAGTATGGGACGCTGGGTGTTCGGCATGAAGCCGGACGATGTGTGGTGGTCCACCTCCGACATCGGATGGGTGGTAGGCCACAGCTATATCGTCTACGCGCCGCTGCTCTCCGGCTGCACGACGATCGCGTATGAGGGCGCCCTCGACCACCCCGCCCCGGACGTGCTCTGGCAGGTGGTCGAGGAATTTGGCGTGTCCGGCATCTTCACGTCGCCGACCGGCGTCCGCCTCCTGATGCGATATGGGGAGGAGCACGCCCGCAAGTTCAACCTGTCCTCGCTCGAGCGGGTGTTCTGCGCAGGCGAGGTGCTCAACCCTCCCGCCTGGGAGTGGCTACAGAACCGCGTGCTCGGCGGTCGGGTGCCGGTGATCGACCATATGTGGCAGACGGAAACCGGAGGCCCTGTGTTCGGCAACCCCTACGGGTTGGGGTTACTCCCCATCAAGCCTGGTTCGGCGGGGATCCCGCTCCCCGGCATCGACGCGGCGGTGGTCACCCCGGACGGCGCGCCGTGTGCGGCCGGGGAGAAGGGGATCATGGTCATCAGGCGGCCATTCCCTGGACTGATTCAGACCCTGTGGGGCGAAACGGAGCGCTACGCGCGGGATTACTGGGAACGCATCCCCCGCGCCTATTATACGGGCGACTCCGCGCACATCGACGAGGATGGATACGTGTGGTTCGTCGGCCGGGCGGACGAGATCATCAAGATCGCCTCCCACCGGATCGGCACGATCGAGGTCGAGACCGCATTCCTCAAGCATCCGGCCGTCGCGGAGGCCGCGGTCACCGGCCGCCCCGATCCGATCCGCGGCGAAGTGATCAGCGCGTTCATCGTGCTCAAGGTGGGGCACGAGGCGTCTCCAACCCTCAAGCAGGCCCTGCTCGAGACGGCGCGCCGGGAACTGGGGCCCGTGGCGGTGATCGCGGATCTCCACTTCGTAAGCATGGCGCCCAAGACGCGCAGCGGGAAGATCATGCGGCGCGTCCTCAAGGCGCTCGTGCTGGGACGCGATCCGGGCGACGTCTCGACGATCGAGGACGAGGGATCGATCGAGGAAGCGCGGGAGGCCTGCCGGCAGCTCCGGGCCGAGATCGCGACGGGGCCGTGA